A window of the Corallococcus soli genome harbors these coding sequences:
- a CDS encoding ABC transporter ATP-binding protein, with the protein MTDKFAFPEETVFQDPIKPPGRPCQSMGPPHGNILLRAEGLSFAFAQGAPVLRDVSLLLKGGTSVGLLGANGAGKTTLLGALTRTVRGKTGGSVRLDVGALPAHRAIGFATQAIALYPVLTVEENVGHLARLLLGRGEAKAAITRTLDEFALGPIASTRVHHLSGGQRRLVHLAASFVHAPPIRLLDEPTVALDFEARQLVVRRVRAWREEGAAVLVTAHYPEDIEELSTELVLLRDGRTRDLGALGTVLSNQSRTLSLRGARPMSPPAEGAWELTLATGSLEEVRSKLGEVPSDVRLSELRLSGNRLRDILLRDPSLSAFARESEGP; encoded by the coding sequence ATGACCGACAAATTCGCTTTTCCTGAAGAAACAGTATTTCAGGATCCAATCAAACCTCCTGGCCGGCCTTGTCAGTCCATGGGCCCGCCGCACGGAAACATCCTGCTCCGCGCGGAGGGGTTGTCCTTCGCGTTCGCGCAAGGGGCGCCCGTTCTCCGCGACGTCTCCCTCCTCCTGAAGGGAGGGACCTCCGTGGGGCTGCTCGGGGCCAACGGCGCTGGCAAGACGACGCTGCTGGGGGCGCTCACCCGCACCGTGCGAGGCAAGACCGGGGGCTCGGTGCGGCTGGACGTGGGGGCACTCCCCGCTCACCGCGCCATCGGCTTCGCGACGCAGGCCATCGCGCTGTATCCCGTGCTCACGGTGGAGGAGAACGTCGGGCACCTTGCCCGTCTGTTGTTGGGACGCGGGGAGGCGAAGGCGGCCATCACCCGGACGCTGGATGAGTTCGCGCTGGGTCCCATCGCCAGCACGCGCGTGCACCACCTGTCGGGGGGGCAGCGGCGGCTCGTGCACCTGGCGGCGAGCTTCGTCCACGCGCCGCCCATCCGGCTGCTGGATGAGCCGACCGTCGCGCTCGACTTCGAGGCGCGCCAGCTCGTGGTGCGGCGGGTGCGCGCCTGGCGGGAGGAGGGCGCCGCGGTGCTGGTCACCGCGCACTACCCGGAGGACATCGAGGAGCTGTCCACGGAGCTGGTGCTGCTGCGGGATGGAAGGACGCGGGACCTGGGGGCGCTGGGGACCGTCCTGTCCAACCAGTCGCGCACGCTGTCACTGCGCGGCGCGCGTCCCATGTCTCCGCCCGCGGAGGGCGCGTGGGAGCTCACGCTCGCCACCGGCAGCCTGGAGGAGGTCCGCTCGAAGCTGGGCGAGGTCCCCTCCGACGTCCGCCTGTCCGAGCTGCGCCTGTCCGGCAACCGGCTCCGCGACATCCTGCTGAGGGACCCGTCCCTGAGCGCCTTCGCCAGGGAGTCCGAGGGCCCATGA
- a CDS encoding SGNH/GDSL hydrolase family protein, whose amino-acid sequence MALSWVTVPATDTRIQYVGRTYRSSTGVVFSHPGVTVRARFWGDALRMRLDDAGTGGEVGTNHFDVSVDGAPPTRLAVRSGEATYPLTPALTVGLHTVELLKRTESIVGPSELVALEVHGELREPPARPGLRMEFIGDSITCGYGTDVAFIPESRSWRAPTFTSKHQNPRRTYAWLTAMNLGAEPVLVCYSGHGVYRNLDLTTSGLLPALYGLAVPGHPAAWEFTGGSPDVIVINVGTNDTLAGSGTDASLPDEAGFKAAYRAFLQRLRTLHPRAHIVCTLGSMTDGYKKLEGHGVVKSVHVGDWITGLVEERRRAGDTRVHRHVMAEQDPATDGVAEDWHPSAATHQKMAESLTRFIRDVVLP is encoded by the coding sequence ATGGCCCTGTCCTGGGTCACCGTTCCCGCCACGGACACGAGGATTCAGTACGTCGGCCGGACGTATCGCTCCAGCACCGGGGTCGTCTTCTCCCACCCGGGCGTCACGGTGCGCGCGCGCTTCTGGGGGGACGCCCTGCGCATGCGGCTCGACGACGCGGGCACGGGCGGCGAGGTGGGCACCAACCACTTCGACGTCTCCGTTGACGGCGCCCCACCGACCCGGCTCGCCGTGCGGAGCGGCGAGGCCACCTACCCGCTCACCCCGGCGCTGACGGTCGGTCTCCACACGGTGGAGCTCCTCAAGCGCACCGAATCCATCGTGGGCCCCAGCGAGCTCGTGGCGCTGGAGGTCCATGGCGAGCTTCGGGAGCCGCCAGCCCGCCCGGGGCTCCGGATGGAGTTCATCGGGGACTCCATCACCTGTGGCTACGGCACCGACGTCGCGTTCATCCCGGAGTCACGCTCCTGGAGGGCGCCCACCTTCACGTCGAAGCATCAGAATCCCAGACGGACCTACGCGTGGCTCACCGCCATGAACCTGGGCGCGGAGCCCGTCCTCGTCTGTTATTCAGGCCATGGTGTCTATCGCAACCTGGACCTGACGACGTCCGGCCTGCTGCCCGCGCTCTATGGGCTCGCGGTGCCCGGGCATCCCGCGGCGTGGGAGTTCACGGGCGGCTCTCCGGACGTGATTGTCATCAACGTGGGCACCAATGACACGCTCGCGGGCAGCGGCACCGACGCCTCCCTCCCGGACGAGGCCGGGTTCAAGGCCGCCTACCGCGCGTTCCTCCAGCGGCTGCGGACGCTCCATCCCCGCGCCCACATCGTTTGCACGCTGGGCAGCATGACGGATGGATACAAGAAACTCGAAGGGCACGGCGTGGTGAAGTCCGTGCACGTCGGGGATTGGATCACCGGACTGGTGGAGGAGCGGCGCCGCGCCGGGGACACCCGCGTCCACCGCCACGTCATGGCCGAACAGGACCCCGCCACCGATGGCGTCGCGGAGGATTGGCATCCATCCGCCGCCACGCACCAGAAGATGGCGGAGTCCCTGACCCGGTTCATCCGGGACGTCGTGCTGCCCTGA